The following proteins are co-located in the Hevea brasiliensis isolate MT/VB/25A 57/8 chromosome 11, ASM3005281v1, whole genome shotgun sequence genome:
- the LOC131170689 gene encoding transcription factor bHLH112-like, with amino-acid sequence MAEEFQTGICGGNWCSLSTSVFMGGSSPCSAGINANDMGTYGSWMEPRSCKLDSNNISNNSNSLSEGSVILQDSQKPQQTDSDSAGSSILMDSTLQMMGFGLSSSSSSSSDWSQTLLRGNGRAENYNSILQEEMNSSGINTCSQIRKDWSPKSFTSTGEDSAINAFKAINQDFSLQQQRLNPLRSPGNSTAATCQGLSTGFSMGSASYGYPSALIQSLFDPDPQPQQSLFNNRNMNYSSPSNYGNILNELSPSWPKLAPFLKPSLPKQQQLPAGGLHFSNNTPFWNASATALNDIGASFIPSSQPQFLVPTFDEKPSCPNFNPKTNNEEVRDSGSVVKKGSEPAFKRPRIETPSPLPTFKVRKEKLGDRITALQQLVSPFGKTDTASVLHEAIEYIKFLHDQVSVLSTPYMKNGSPIQHHQGAENLNDPEGSKDLKSRGLCLVPISSTFPVANETTADFWTPTFGGTFR; translated from the exons ATGGCAGAGGAGTTTCAGACCGGGATTTGCGGCGGGAACTGGTGCAGCTTGTCGACTAGTGTGTTCATGGGTGGCTCATCACCTTGCTCTGCGGGGATTAACGCAAATGACATGGGAACATATGGGTCATGGATGGAGCCAAGATCATGCAAGCTCGATTCCAATAATATTAGTAATAATAGTAATTCACTCTCTGAGGGCTCAGTTATTTTGCAAGATTCGCAAAAGCCTCAGCAGACTGATTCTGATAGCGCTGGTAGTAGTATTTTGATGGATTCCACCTTGCAAATGATGGGTTTTGGGTtatcatcttcatcatcatccTCCTCAGATTGGAGCCAAACTTTACT tCGAGGAAATGGAAGAGCTGAGAATTACAATTCCATACTGCAAGAAGAAATGAATTCTTCGGGGATAAACACTTGTTCTCAAATCCGAAAAGATTGGAGTCCAAAGAGCTTTACTAGTACGGGGGAAGATTCAGCCATTAACGCCTTTAAAGCAATAAATCAAGATTTCTCTTTACAGCAACAAAGGCTAAATCCTTTAAGGAGCCCCGGGAACTCTACAGCAGCAACTTGCCAGGGCTTATCCACAGGATTTTCAATGGGGTCAGCATCTTATGGCTACCCTTCAGCATTGATACAAAGTTTATTTGACCCTGATCCTCAGCCACAGCAATCTCTTTTCAACAACCGGAACATGAACTATTCATCCCCTTCAAATTATGGGAACATCTTGAATGAACTATCCCCTTCTTGGCCTAAACTTGCTCCTTTTCTAAAACCATCATTGCCAAAGCAGCAGCAGCTGCCTGCAGGTGGCTTACACTTCTCTAACAATACACCCTTTTGGAATGCCTCAGCAACTGCTCTAAATGATATTGGAGCCAGTTTTATACCCTCTTCTCAACCTCAATTTCTTGTGCCAACTTTTGATGAGAAACCCAGTTGTCCCAACTTCAACCCAAAG ACTAACAATGAAGAAGTTCGAGATTCAGGATCAGTGGTTAAGAAAGGAAGTGAACCAGCATTCAAAAGGCCTCGAATTGAAACGCCATCGCCATTACCAACTTTTAAG GTCCGGAAAGAGAAGCTTGGGGACCGAATAACTGCCCTTCAGCAATTGGTTTCACCTTTTGGAAAG ACTGATACTGCATCTGTTCTCCATGAAGCCATCGAGTATATCAAGTTCCTCCACGATCAAGTCAGT GTTTTAAGTACTCCATATATGAAAAATGGCAGTCCCATTCAACATCATCAG GGTGCTGAAAATTTGAATGACCCAGAAGGGTCAAAAGATCTAAAAAGCCGAGGACTGTGTCTTGTGCCTATCTCAAGCACATTCCCAGTAGCCAATGAGACCACAGCAGATTTCTGGACGCCAACATTTGGAGGTACTTTcaggtag
- the LOC131170361 gene encoding uncharacterized protein LOC131170361: MAYYSSSYYMDDHGEYDGDYPLTHSYSSYDSAAVQDSMAYSSYKSNDYQIFAYDPIPLFVAYDPVSSYSRTAYSVSTSSEPKYIQYDPDLYFPAQTQFIISYSVSESGEPDFEEYDPTPYGGGYDLTQTYGKPLPPSDETCYPRSTHDLGTLPLNGVSSVPITSTIGEKEVEELAKTPPSESQPQPPAINETEQQQLGEYDHDHGNSQREPLDLYPGEESKEKYGDDHSPWSGYGNGYEYEKQVSVPEIPSGYGLEAMDLCEGLFGYWPCLTRYARRVNDCQQVADYGNCSNQWKESADYLFGNPYPYGERSDDARSYGNAVYSYERHYQQVEDSWSA; encoded by the coding sequence ATGGCTTACTACAGCTCTAGCTATTATATGGATGATCATGGTGAGTACGATGGGGATTACCCTTTAACCCATTCCTATAGTAGTTATGATTCTGCTGCAGTTCAAGATTCAATGGCTTATTCCAGCTACAAGTCCAATGATTACCAAATTTTTGCCTATGATCCGATTCCTCTTTTCGTTGCCTACGATCCTGTTTCAAGCTATTCAAGAACTGCATATTCTGTATCCACTTCCAGCGAACCCAAGTATATTCAGTATGATCCTGATCTTTACTTTCCTGCTCAGACTCAGTTCATCATATCTTACTCTGTTTCAGAGTCTGGAGAGCCTGATTTTGAAGAATATGATCCAACACCTTATGGTGGTGGCTATGATCTGACTCAGACCTATGGCAAACCCCTTCCACCTTCTGATGAAACTTGTTATCCTCGCTCCACGCATGATCTAGGTACCTTACCCTTAAATGGAGTCTCTTCTGTGCCGATAACATCCACTATTGGAGAAAAGGAAGTTGAAGAGCTTGCAAAAACACCCCCGAGCGAAAGCCAACCACAACCACCCGCCATCAACGAGACAGAGCAGCAGCAGCTAGGTGAGTATGACCATGACCATGGCAATTCTCAGAGGGAGCCTTTAGACTTGTATCCTGGAGAGGAAAGCAAGGAAAAGTATGGTGATGATCACTCTCCTTGGTCTGGGTATGGCAACGGATATGAGTATGAGAAACAAGTGTCAGTGCCTGAAATTCCATCTGGGTATGGGTTGGAAGCAATGGATCTTTGTGAAGGTTTATTTGGGTACTGGCCCTGCCTGACTCGTTATGCAAGGAGAGTGAACGATTGTCAACAAGTTGCAGATTATGGAAATTGCAGCAATCAATGGAAAGAAAGTGCTGATTATCTGTTTGGGAATCCATATCCATACGGCGAAAGAAGTGATGATGCTCGCAGTTATGGGAACGCTGTGTATAGCTATGAAAGGCATTATCAGCAAGTTGAAGATTCATGGTCTGCATAA